From a region of the Torulaspora globosa chromosome 7, complete sequence genome:
- the RPS14B gene encoding 40S ribosomal protein uS11 (ancestral locus Anc_1.146), with translation MAKDLVQARDASQVFGVARIFASFNDTFVHVTDLSGRETISRVTGGMKVKADRDESSPYAAMLAAQDVAAKCKEVGITAVHVKIRATGGTKTKTPGPGGQAALRALARSGLRIGRIEDVTPVPSDSTRKKGGRRGRRL, from the exons ATGGCTAAAG ACCTTGTTCAAGCTCGTGACGCTTCCCAAGTTTTTGGTGTTGCTAGaatctttgcttctttcaaCGATACCTTCGTCCATGTCACCGATTTGTCCGGTAGAGAAACTATCTCTAGAGTTACTGGTGGTATGAAGGTCAAGGCCGACAGAGATGAATCTTCTCCATACGCTGCTATGTTGGCTGCTCAAGATGTTGCTGCTAAGTGTAAGGAAGTCGGTATCACTGCCGTCCACGTCAAGATCAGAGCCACTGGTGGTACCAAGACCAAGACTCCAGGTCCAGGTGGTCAAGCTGCTTTGAGAGCTTTGGCCAGATCTGGTTTGAGAATCGGCCGTATTGAAGATGTTACCCCAGTTCCATCTGACTCCACCAGAAAGAAGGGTGGTAGAAGAGGTAGAAGATTATGA
- the SWE1 gene encoding tyrosine protein kinase SWE1 (ancestral locus Anc_1.149): protein MVGHSKMRQGLVEPSIAEEEDDFDMFQDEKRESATASSAKSRSNNLTFYPYANHKLTRSAATLNLSLTSNELDLPPRLKGIKEVDYNSVDECIDRWSPFKDSDPATPRATRSKRTSKSDLSPFVTDPELTKKWKRETVTSQLAKSWTADQETRDTENLPPENLNWPGKIAFLPPTGLISKVAQAESNYPKKLSIPDTPVKKSPLMESCKLSNSTNGSPSFSNRSYNLTQETSYMQSPPMKSIPKLLIDASPLSTSFNILEDNDSERETVGRPQKSASQLHTGRYKKMRKARNSVIVNNNELKNSLQQFTDDLYGTDNSVRPTSSKKDKEMDDVSFFNILPPPGGAKCYYDNEGSSSSADTTPTRKKSLLHRKTKAREESIIKFRNSKVHDSSPVPTRRFINAKIETNPDSHLFEKFTNVSSIGNGQFSTVYQVTFQQTKKKYAVKAIQPNKHISMRRVVQEIKILSEISESTLDDEGKEYVINFISSWKHQSSFYIMTEFCENGTLDGFLQEQIVAKKTRLEDWRIWKIIVELSLALRFIHDSCHIVHLDLKPANVMITFEGNLKLGDFGMATHLPLEDLSFENEGDREYIAPEIISDCIYDFKADIFSLGLVIVEIAANVVLPDNGNAWHKLRSGDLSDAGKLSANDIHSDSLFSGDLKFDTNLTDISDYHGQDSVNLLKETPAIPPWVPKFLIDGESLERLVKRMIEPNFEKRPSANEILHAEECIYVEMTRKAGAIIQEDDFGPKPTFFTP, encoded by the coding sequence ATGGTCGGCCATTCCAAGATGCGACAAGGGCTAGTCGAGCCGTCCAtagcagaagaagaggatgacTTTGACATGTTCCAAGATGAAAAGAGGGAGTCAGCAACAGCGAGTAGCGCTAAAAGTCGTTCGAACAATTTAACCTTTTACCCATATGCAAACCACAAATTGACTAGGAGTGCTGCTACTCTAAACCTATCTTTAACTAGCAATGAACTTGACCTGCCACCAAGGTTGAAAGGAatcaaagaagttgacTACAACAGCGTTGATGAATGTATTGATAGATGGTCTCCTTTCAAGGACAGCGATCCGGCGACTCCTAGGGCGACAAGAAGCAAACGAACCTCTAAATCAGATCTTTCGCCGTTCGTCACCGACCCTGAGTTAACCAAAAAGTGGAAGCGCGAAACAGTGACCAGCCAGTTGGCTAAATCTTGGACCGCAGACCAAGAAACGAGAGATACGGAAAATTTACCGCCAGAAAATCTGAATTGGCCTGGTAAGATAGCTTTTTTGCCACCAACGGGATTAATATCCAAAGTGGCACAAGCCGAGTCAAACTATCCCAAGAAACTTTCCATTCCGGATACACCCGTGAAAAAATCCCCGTTGATGGAGAGTTGCAAATTGTCTAATTCCACTAATGGTTCACCAAGCTTTAGCAATAGGAGCTATAACTTGACGCAGGAAACTTCTTATATGCAATCGCCCCCAATGAAATCGATTCCGAAGCTACTGATAGACGCGTCACCACTAAGCACATCGTTCAATATTCTGGAAGACAATGATAGTGAGCGAGAAACTGTTGGGCGACCTCAAAAATCTGCTTCACAGCTTCATACCGGTAGGTAcaagaaaatgagaaaGGCTCGAAATTCTGTGATTGTGAACAATaatgagctgaaaaacAGTCTACAACAATTCACGGACGACCTTTATGGTACGGATAACAGTGTGCGACCTACCAGCTCCAAAAAAGATAAAGAAATGGACGACGtatcattcttcaatattTTGCCGCCTCCTGGTGGAGCAAAATGTTACTACGACAACGAAGGCAGCTCTAGTAGCGCGGATACCACACCAACGCGAAAGAAATCGCTCCTGCATAGGAAGACAAAGGCCAGGGAAGAGTCCATTATAAAATTTAGGAATAGTAAAGTACACGACTCGTCGCCTGTACCGACAAGAAGATTCATAAATGCCAAAATCGAGACAAATCCAGATTCACAccttttcgaaaaattcACAAACGTTTCTAGTATTGGTAACGGCCAATTCTCCACGGTATATCAGGTAACTTTTCAGCAAACTAAGAAGAAATACGCTGTGAAAGCAATACAGCCGAACAAACATATCTCAATGAGACGTGTCGTACAGGAGATCAAAATTTTATCCGAGATTAGCGAGAGCACCTTGGATGACGAAGGTAAAGAATATGTTATCAATTTTATCAGCTCATGGAAACATCAAAGCTCCTTCTACATAATGACTGAGTTCTGTGAGAATGGAACGCTTGATGGGTTTTTGCAAGAGCAAATAGTTGCCAAGAAAACAAGGCTAGAAGATTGGAGAATATGGAAAATAATAGTAGAGCTAAGCTTGGCATTGAGGTTCATACACGATTCATGTCACATTGTTCATTTAGATTTGAAACCTGCAAACGTGATGATTACTTTCGAAGGTAATTTAAAGCTGGGAGATTTCGGTATGGCAACACACCTCCCTCTGGAAGATCTAAGCTTCGAGAATGAAGGCGACAGAGAATATATCGCGCCAGAGATCATATCTGACTGCATTTACGACTTCAAAGCTGAcatcttctccttgggACTAGTCATCGTagaaattgcagcaaaCGTTGTCTTACCGGATAATGGGAATGCTTGGCATAAGCTGCGTTCGGGAGATTTATCAGATGCTGGTAAACTGAGCGCTAACGACATCCATTCAGATTCTCTTTTTTCTGGCGACCTCAAATTTGACACCAATCTCACTGATATATCCGATTACCACGGACAAGACAGCGTGAACTTACTTAAAGAAACGCCCGCTATCCCCCCATGGGTACCGAAGTTCCTCATCGATGGGGAGTCTTTGGAAAGGTTAGTCAAGCGCATGATAGAGCCAAACTTCGAGAAGAGGCCTAGTGCCAATGAGATTCTACACGCTGAAGAATGCATTTATGTCGAAATGACTCGTAAAGCCGGAGCCATCATTCAGGAAGATGATTTTGGACCAAAACCGACATTTTTTACGCCCTAa
- the RPS22A gene encoding 40S ribosomal protein uS8 (ancestral locus Anc_1.147), with the protein MTRTSVLADALNAINNAEKTGKRQVLIRPSSKVIIKFLQVMQRHGYIGEFEYIDDHRSGKIVIQLNGRLNKCGVISPRFNVKIGDIEKWTENLLPARQFGYVILTTSAGIMDHEEARRKHVSGKILGFVY; encoded by the coding sequence ATGACCAGAACTTCTGTCCTAGCTGATGCTTTGAATGCCATCAACAACGCTGAGAAGACCGGTAAGCGTCAAGTCTTGATTAGACCATCCTCCAAGGTCATCATCAAGTTCTTGCAAGTTATGCAAAGACATGGTTACATCGGTGAGTTCGAATACATCGATGATCACAGATCCGGTAAGATTGTCATCCAATTGAACGGTAGATTGAACAAATGTGGCGTCATTTCCCCAAGATTCAACGTCAAGATTGGTGACATTGAGAAGTGGACCGAGAACTTGTTGCCAGCCAGACAATTTGGTTACGTTATCTTGACCACCTCTGCTGGTATTATGGACCACGAAGAAGCTAGAAGAAAGCACGTCTCTGGTAAGATCTTGGGTTTCGTTTACTAA
- the SOP4 gene encoding Sop4p (ancestral locus Anc_1.145), translated as MEMRWIWAFISLLSVSFAATVRGRLDLGPQLNITRATVSRVHFWLHQIGNYSEGHGYSSETQLNDLDGNFQFENIPLNPGLNATTHFVMYSSSMDFNLKPNRILITFTNLDEQGEAYDVKAHRNVFGKEFFPSPDIAYPEELEQIEVSPYIKIAPISAAPMRVYYQQRNKGILQSGPLAKLFDTRWKQAGVITLIALVVFPIVLEKLDPETAKAVKEEQQRRQRLKYAAKEE; from the coding sequence ATGGAAATGCGCTGGATATGGGCTTTCATATCACTGCTGTCGGTGTCTTTCGCGGCTACAGTTCGCGGCCGTCTCGATTTAGGCCCGCAACTCAATATTACCAGGGCCACCGTGTCGAGGGTCCACTTCTGGCTACACCAGATAGGCAATTACTCTGAGGGACACGGCTACTCGTCAGAAACACAACTGAACGATTTGGATGGTAATTTCCAATTCGAAAACATACCTCTAAACCCGGGACTCAATGCAACAACTCATTTCGTCATGTATTCGAGCTCAATGGACTTCAATCTGAAGCCAAATCGGATACTCATTACTTTCACCAACTTGGACGAGCAAGGGGAAGCGTACGATGTCAAGGCCCACAGGAATGTGTTTGGGAAAGAGTTCTTTCCCTCGCCAGATATAGCATATCCCGAAGAGCTGGAACAGATTGAAGTAAGCCCTTACATAAAGATCGCTCCGATCAGCGCGGCGCCCATGCGAGTGTACTACCAGCAAAGAAATAAGGGAATTTTACAAAGCGGACCACTAGCAAAGTTGTTCGACACTCGCTGGAAGCAAGCAGGTGTGATCACTCTGATAGCACTTGTGGTTTTCCCAATCGtgctcgagaagctggACCCAGAGACTGCAAAGGCTGTGAAAGAGGAGCAGCAGAGGAGGCAAAGGCTCAAATACGCAGCCAAGGAAGAATGA
- the RPL39 gene encoding 60S ribosomal protein eL39 (ancestral locus Anc_1.148), producing MPAQKSFKIKQKLAKAKNQNRPLPQWIRLRTGNKIRYNAKRRNWRRTKLGF from the exons ATGCCA GCTCAAAAATCATTCAAGATTAAGCAAAAATTGGCCAAGGCTAAGAACCAAAACAGACCATTGCCACAATGGATCAGATTGAGAACTGGTAACAAAATCCGTTACAACGCtaagagaagaaactggagaagaacCAAGTTGGGTTTCTAA